From Deinococcus malanensis, the proteins below share one genomic window:
- a CDS encoding arginine--tRNA ligase has protein sequence MDLKAQLKAAVEAAAQSMGMPVDAAIQDTPATKPGDYGTPAAFQMAKSAGGNPAQIAAQLAQTVQLPAGIKRVEATGPFLNFFLDTAMFVRGVVENPFAVPALDGKVVIEHTSVNPNKELHVGHLRNVVLGDSMARIFRAAGHTVEVQNYIDDTGRQAAEALFAINHYHREWDGLRKYDHWLGEGYVRLNADPAKPDLEEGISAVMHRLEAGVLRAEVEKVVSAHLETCFRLGARYDLLNWESDVVGSGFLTQAMNILEGSRYTSRPTEGKYAGAFVMDVSEFMPGLEEPNVVLIRSDGTAMYAAKDIGYQFWKFGLFEGMKFRPFMTDPDGKTVWTSAPDGEPDLQRRFGHADEVINVIDSRQDHPQTVVRSSLGVAGQQEKKDRSIHLSYAFVTLEGQTISGRKGIVVSADDAMDEAEKRALAALTELNPDLAAREDAAEIARRIGIGAIRFAMLKAEPTRKIDFRWEQALALNGDTAPYVQYAAVRAASILRKAQEAGHSIDGSGADWDALPDVDLALAKMVARLPEVVAQSVRVHSPHVVAQYALDLATAFNAWFNAKDRQGKPATNVLQSEPGLREARLALVGRLRRAFEETLDLIGIEVPAAM, from the coding sequence ATGGACTTGAAGGCACAACTCAAAGCCGCTGTGGAGGCCGCCGCCCAGAGCATGGGCATGCCGGTGGACGCGGCCATTCAGGACACCCCCGCCACCAAGCCGGGCGATTACGGCACCCCGGCAGCATTTCAGATGGCCAAGAGCGCCGGCGGCAACCCGGCCCAGATTGCTGCTCAGCTGGCGCAGACCGTGCAGCTTCCGGCAGGGATCAAGCGCGTGGAGGCGACCGGGCCGTTCCTGAACTTTTTCCTCGATACGGCCATGTTCGTGCGCGGCGTGGTGGAAAACCCCTTTGCCGTGCCGGCCCTGGATGGGAAAGTCGTCATCGAGCACACCAGCGTCAACCCCAACAAGGAACTGCACGTGGGCCACCTGCGCAATGTGGTGCTCGGCGACAGCATGGCGCGGATTTTCCGTGCCGCTGGCCACACGGTCGAGGTTCAGAATTACATTGACGACACCGGCCGGCAGGCTGCCGAGGCCCTGTTTGCCATCAATCACTACCACCGGGAATGGGACGGCTTGCGCAAGTACGACCACTGGCTCGGTGAAGGCTATGTCCGCCTGAATGCCGACCCGGCCAAGCCTGACCTGGAGGAAGGCATCAGCGCCGTCATGCACCGCCTGGAGGCCGGCGTGCTGCGCGCTGAGGTCGAGAAGGTCGTGAGCGCCCACCTGGAAACCTGCTTCCGGCTGGGAGCCCGCTATGACCTGCTGAACTGGGAGTCGGACGTGGTGGGCAGCGGTTTCCTGACCCAGGCCATGAACATCCTGGAAGGCAGCCGCTACACGTCGCGCCCCACTGAAGGCAAGTACGCCGGAGCCTTCGTGATGGACGTTTCTGAATTCATGCCGGGGCTTGAAGAACCCAACGTGGTGCTGATCCGTTCGGACGGCACGGCCATGTACGCTGCCAAGGACATCGGGTACCAGTTCTGGAAGTTCGGCCTGTTCGAGGGCATGAAGTTCAGGCCCTTCATGACCGACCCGGATGGCAAGACCGTCTGGACCAGCGCGCCGGACGGTGAGCCGGACCTGCAGCGGCGCTTCGGTCATGCCGACGAGGTCATCAACGTGATCGACTCGCGCCAGGATCACCCGCAGACCGTGGTGCGCTCAAGCCTGGGCGTGGCCGGCCAGCAGGAGAAGAAGGACCGCAGCATTCACCTGTCCTACGCCTTCGTGACCCTGGAAGGTCAGACCATCAGTGGCCGCAAAGGTATCGTGGTCAGTGCTGACGACGCCATGGACGAGGCAGAAAAACGTGCCCTGGCTGCCCTGACCGAACTGAACCCCGATCTGGCGGCCCGTGAAGATGCCGCCGAGATCGCCCGGCGCATCGGCATCGGCGCCATCCGCTTCGCGATGCTGAAGGCCGAGCCAACCCGCAAGATCGACTTCCGCTGGGAGCAGGCGCTGGCGCTGAACGGCGACACGGCGCCCTACGTTCAATATGCCGCCGTGCGTGCCGCCAGCATTCTGCGCAAGGCCCAGGAAGCCGGCCACAGCATCGACGGCAGCGGCGCCGACTGGGACGCGTTGCCGGACGTGGATCTGGCGCTGGCCAAGATGGTTGCCCGCCTGCCCGAGGTGGTGGCCCAGAGCGTGCGCGTCCACTCGCCGCACGTGGTGGCGCAGTACGCGCTGGACCTGGCTACGGCCTTCAACGCGTGGTTCAATGCCAAGGACCGGCAGGGTAAGCCCGCCACCAACGTGCTGCAGTCCGAGCCGGGCCTGCGTGAAGCCCGTCTGGCGCTAGTCGGCCGCCTGCGCCGTGCCTTCGAGGAAACCCTGGACCTGATCGGCATCGAGGTTCCCGCCGCGATGTGA
- a CDS encoding alpha/beta hydrolase family protein, translated as MQLSRRSLLLTLLLPWAPLGAQAATTTPPPAVPAAPGAPAGTVRTAQPLDVLGVRSYLLVPDRCQVIACPLVIMSHPRAQDADRMVRSPGILALSETLLKARFAVLLSGDGGPTTWGSPDALAQVAQTQLEATGRFKWNSRTYAVGLSMGGLMALRSALPGSPYPVHGLALIDAWTDLRGAWGTAVSRRTEISTAYRLTGPPPAELDPLQQAHLAPMLPLFVAASPDDATVPLRSNSERLYALAQPGLSEFVTLSGPHLGANRFTPDMARRITSFFQRLELGTTARKR; from the coding sequence GTGCAACTTTCCCGACGCTCTCTCCTCCTGACCCTGCTGCTGCCGTGGGCGCCTCTGGGCGCACAGGCTGCCACCACCACGCCTCCTCCGGCTGTCCCCGCCGCTCCAGGTGCCCCGGCCGGAACGGTCCGCACTGCCCAGCCCCTGGACGTGCTGGGCGTCCGGTCTTACCTGCTGGTGCCGGACCGGTGTCAGGTCATCGCCTGTCCCCTGGTCATCATGTCGCACCCCCGGGCCCAGGACGCTGACCGCATGGTCCGCAGCCCGGGGATCCTGGCGCTCAGCGAAACCCTGCTCAAGGCCCGCTTTGCGGTGCTCCTCAGCGGTGACGGCGGCCCCACCACCTGGGGCAGTCCGGACGCCCTGGCCCAGGTGGCCCAGACACAGCTGGAAGCCACCGGGCGATTCAAGTGGAACAGCCGCACCTATGCCGTAGGACTCAGCATGGGCGGACTGATGGCGCTGCGCAGCGCCCTGCCGGGCAGTCCCTATCCGGTTCATGGTCTGGCCCTGATCGATGCCTGGACCGACCTGCGGGGCGCCTGGGGCACTGCCGTCAGCCGCCGGACCGAGATCAGCACCGCTTACCGGCTGACTGGTCCACCCCCAGCTGAACTGGACCCGCTGCAGCAGGCGCACCTTGCACCGATGCTGCCTCTGTTCGTGGCCGCCAGTCCCGATGATGCGACAGTGCCCCTGCGGTCCAACAGCGAGCGGCTATATGCACTGGCACAGCCAGGGCTCAGTGAATTCGTGACCTTAAGCGGCCCCCACCTGGGCGCCAACCGGTTTACGCCGGACATGGCGCGCCGCATCACCTCGTTTTTCCAGAGGCTTGAACTCGGCACGACCGCGCGCAAACGCTGA
- a CDS encoding acyltransferase, producing the protein MTDAPSPASVPSAPTTSDRLSAIDVFRGLTILEVVGHHASGLALRHATPGSLTHEALTVLNRTLHFAVPAFVFLSCVVLTNSLLRRFEPRQYYWRRLTRGGWPYLLWSVLYILWYVWTGQREATSLEDPQRWWTWLAYGKGSYHLYFLLVALEVYLILPLLLPLARRRPSITVALLVGLVAQIGAYFLNREVLHLQFPASTALWYVLPITLGVAVGARFKEFEDWWRRRRIILLPLLAAAYALYLPVALAYVRGEKVTPLVYSGLSWTFTALVALALMGLAHRLQRGPDRLRVAVATLGTVSLQIYLLHPAVLQALELWRAPLGAPPLMLAQVVVYALIAVLVPAVIGRALLRTRLSTGLFGR; encoded by the coding sequence ATGACTGACGCCCCCTCCCCCGCTTCAGTTCCCAGTGCCCCGACCACTTCTGACCGCCTGAGCGCCATCGATGTGTTCCGGGGCCTGACCATCCTGGAAGTCGTCGGACACCACGCGAGTGGTCTGGCGCTGCGGCACGCCACCCCGGGCAGCCTCACCCACGAGGCACTGACGGTGCTGAACCGCACCCTGCATTTTGCGGTGCCGGCGTTCGTGTTTCTGTCCTGCGTGGTCCTGACTAACAGCCTGCTGCGGCGATTCGAGCCGCGTCAGTACTACTGGCGGCGCCTGACCCGGGGAGGGTGGCCGTACCTGCTGTGGAGTGTGCTGTATATCCTCTGGTACGTCTGGACCGGGCAACGCGAGGCGACCAGCCTGGAAGATCCCCAGCGGTGGTGGACCTGGCTGGCGTACGGAAAGGGCAGCTACCACCTGTACTTCCTGCTGGTGGCGCTGGAGGTTTACCTGATCCTGCCTCTGCTGCTTCCTCTGGCACGCCGGCGGCCCAGCATCACGGTCGCCCTGCTGGTGGGGCTAGTAGCCCAGATCGGGGCCTACTTCCTGAACCGGGAGGTGCTGCACCTGCAGTTCCCGGCCAGCACCGCGCTGTGGTATGTGCTGCCCATCACACTGGGTGTAGCGGTCGGAGCACGCTTCAAGGAATTCGAGGACTGGTGGCGCCGACGGCGCATCATTCTGCTGCCGCTGCTGGCCGCTGCATATGCCCTGTACCTGCCGGTCGCCCTGGCATATGTGCGCGGAGAAAAAGTTACGCCACTGGTATACAGCGGTCTGAGCTGGACCTTTACAGCCCTGGTGGCTCTGGCCCTGATGGGGCTGGCGCACCGCCTGCAGCGTGGACCTGACCGGCTGCGGGTCGCGGTTGCCACACTGGGCACGGTCAGTCTGCAGATCTATCTGCTTCATCCGGCGGTGCTGCAGGCCCTGGAGCTGTGGCGGGCACCGCTCGGCGCCCCGCCTCTCATGCTGGCGCAGGTCGTCGTGTATGCCCTGATCGCTGTGCTGGTGCCGGCTGTGATCGGACGCGCGCTGCTGCGCACCCGCCTCAGTACAGGGTTGTTTGGCCGATGA
- a CDS encoding prephenate dehydrogenase, protein MSDRAVSETPPPLFDTAVVAGVGLIGGSVALGLRQRFLARRVVGLDASMDVLREAEALGVVDEVRAGPGEWLREADLVVLAAPMRALEPLARELAPFLNPGALVTDVGSVKSGIAAEMERLGVRHFVPGHPMAGSERGGVTHARAALLENAVWVLTPTDHTPLTALSRARSLVEHLGAAPVVMPPAAHDDLVATISHLPYLASLALTHMVARDERLSLLAAGGFRDLTRVASGDPRMSRDMIVENKEALRFALERFRRQLERLDADLDEPEELLAAAYEGKRTRDSLPVVKRSLLPQKHDLVVAVPDRPNQIGAVTQALGAEGVNIKDIEVLAIREEGGALRLGLESPEEVQRAAGILTDVGFEVRGRS, encoded by the coding sequence ATGAGTGACCGTGCCGTGAGCGAAACCCCGCCGCCCCTGTTCGATACGGCGGTGGTCGCAGGCGTGGGGCTGATCGGGGGCAGTGTGGCCCTCGGCCTGCGCCAGCGGTTTCTGGCCCGCCGCGTGGTGGGTCTGGACGCCAGTATGGATGTGCTGCGCGAGGCCGAAGCGCTGGGTGTGGTGGACGAGGTTCGGGCTGGTCCCGGTGAGTGGCTGCGCGAGGCTGACCTGGTGGTTCTGGCCGCCCCCATGCGCGCCCTGGAACCGCTGGCCCGAGAACTGGCGCCCTTCCTGAATCCCGGCGCCCTGGTGACCGATGTCGGCAGCGTCAAAAGCGGGATCGCGGCAGAAATGGAACGGCTGGGCGTGCGCCACTTCGTGCCGGGCCACCCCATGGCCGGCAGCGAGCGCGGCGGGGTAACACACGCACGGGCCGCCCTGCTGGAAAACGCCGTGTGGGTACTGACGCCCACCGATCACACCCCGTTGACCGCGCTGAGCCGCGCCCGCTCACTGGTCGAGCACCTGGGGGCAGCACCCGTGGTGATGCCTCCAGCCGCCCACGACGATCTGGTGGCCACCATCAGCCACCTGCCGTACCTGGCGAGTCTGGCGCTGACACATATGGTGGCGCGCGACGAACGCCTGAGCCTGCTGGCAGCCGGGGGATTCCGGGACCTGACCCGGGTGGCCAGCGGCGACCCACGCATGAGCCGCGACATGATCGTGGAGAACAAGGAGGCGCTCCGGTTCGCGCTCGAACGGTTCCGTCGTCAGCTCGAACGCCTGGACGCGGACCTCGACGAGCCCGAGGAACTTCTGGCCGCCGCCTACGAGGGCAAGCGCACCCGCGACAGCCTGCCGGTGGTCAAACGCAGCCTGCTGCCCCAGAAACACGATCTGGTGGTGGCGGTGCCGGACCGGCCCAACCAGATCGGAGCGGTGACCCAGGCGCTTGGGGCCGAAGGGGTCAACATCAAGGACATCGAGGTCCTGGCCATCCGCGAGGAAGGAGGTGCGCTCCGGCTCGGACTGGAAAGCCCCGAGGAAGTGCAGCGCGCGGCAGGCATCCTGACTGACGTGGGCTTCGAGGTGAGGGGACGTTCCTGA
- a CDS encoding TSUP family transporter, whose product MPGPEVLLYGLPLAFLAGFIDAVAGGGGTITLPTLFFMGLSPAQAVATNKLLAIFGSGSATVQYWRKGHVDRALVLRLIPLALAGSALGAYLVHFIDPDAFRTLVGVVILGVGALVLANKRFGMEDRYPGLTGRVLALTLPGAFVIGLYDGFLGPGTGTFLMFLFALVGFNLVRSSGNARTINFATNLGAFLFFLIGGQMVWWIGLPMGVANALGAVVGARMAMLRGSGFVKVMYALIVLLVAARLFLVR is encoded by the coding sequence GTGCCCGGCCCCGAAGTGCTTCTTTACGGTCTTCCACTTGCCTTCCTGGCTGGATTCATTGACGCGGTCGCCGGTGGTGGCGGCACCATCACCCTGCCTACGCTGTTTTTCATGGGCCTCAGCCCCGCGCAGGCGGTGGCCACCAACAAGCTGCTGGCCATCTTCGGCTCCGGCAGCGCCACGGTGCAGTACTGGCGCAAGGGCCATGTCGACCGCGCACTGGTGCTGCGGCTGATTCCGCTGGCGCTGGCAGGAAGCGCGCTGGGTGCGTACCTGGTGCACTTTATCGACCCGGACGCCTTTCGCACCCTGGTCGGCGTGGTGATTCTCGGGGTAGGCGCGCTGGTGCTGGCCAACAAACGCTTCGGCATGGAAGACCGGTATCCCGGACTGACCGGCCGGGTGCTGGCCCTGACGCTGCCGGGCGCATTCGTGATCGGGCTCTACGACGGCTTCCTGGGGCCGGGTACCGGCACTTTTTTGATGTTTCTGTTTGCCCTGGTGGGCTTTAACCTGGTCCGCTCCAGCGGAAACGCCCGCACCATCAACTTCGCTACCAACCTGGGCGCGTTTCTGTTTTTCCTGATCGGTGGCCAGATGGTCTGGTGGATCGGCCTGCCGATGGGGGTGGCCAATGCCCTGGGGGCGGTCGTGGGCGCGCGGATGGCTATGCTGCGCGGCAGCGGCTTCGTGAAGGTCATGTACGCCCTGATCGTGCTGCTCGTGGCGGCCCGGCTCTTCCTGGTTCGTTAA
- the msrA gene encoding peptide-methionine (S)-S-oxide reductase MsrA, with the protein MTETVKQGMQQAILAGGCFWCTEAVMKDLHGVHRVESGYIGGHTARPDYRSVCSGTTGYAEAVRVSFDPAQVSFRDLLGLFFATHDPTTLNQQGADVGTQYRSAVFPLTPEQERETRDMIADLDAQNIFEAPIATSIEPASEFFVAEDYHQDYYANNPNAGYCRAVIAPKVAKLRQYYGEKLRA; encoded by the coding sequence ATGACCGAGACCGTAAAGCAGGGCATGCAGCAGGCCATTCTCGCCGGAGGCTGCTTCTGGTGCACCGAGGCTGTGATGAAGGATCTGCACGGCGTGCACAGGGTAGAGAGCGGGTATATCGGCGGCCATACCGCACGGCCGGACTACCGCAGCGTATGCAGTGGCACGACCGGCTATGCCGAGGCGGTGCGGGTGAGCTTCGACCCGGCCCAGGTCAGTTTCCGCGATCTGCTGGGCCTGTTTTTCGCCACCCATGATCCGACCACACTCAACCAGCAGGGGGCCGACGTCGGGACGCAGTACCGCAGCGCTGTTTTTCCGCTCACACCGGAGCAGGAACGCGAGACCCGCGACATGATCGCCGATCTGGACGCGCAGAATATTTTCGAGGCGCCTATCGCGACCAGCATCGAACCGGCCTCTGAGTTCTTCGTGGCCGAGGACTACCATCAGGATTACTACGCCAACAATCCGAACGCCGGCTACTGCCGGGCGGTCATTGCGCCCAAGGTCGCCAAGCTGAGGCAGTACTACGGAGAGAAACTCCGCGCCTGA
- a CDS encoding MOSC domain-containing protein has protein sequence MTSMKVISVNVGQPTALQVGNRTKVTGIVKHAVPGRVRFTPAGLEGDRVMDRQHHGGADQAVYVYTREDYDVWAERMGAEQVPGTFGENLVVSGLESARMRVGDRLELRGPEAEVVVLEVTAPRIPCGTLGAHMGDAGFVKRFARERRPGFYARVLAGGTVGRGDTVMYLPGDPLAPTVGDLFDMVYDKVPEAERLNAFLTYPVAERFRENIEERLAELRR, from the coding sequence ATGACCAGCATGAAGGTGATCAGCGTGAATGTGGGGCAGCCAACGGCCCTGCAGGTGGGCAACCGCACCAAGGTCACCGGCATCGTGAAGCACGCGGTGCCGGGCCGGGTCCGCTTTACGCCCGCCGGTCTGGAAGGCGACCGCGTCATGGACCGGCAGCACCACGGCGGAGCCGATCAGGCGGTCTACGTCTACACCCGCGAGGACTACGACGTCTGGGCCGAGCGGATGGGCGCCGAGCAGGTTCCGGGAACCTTCGGCGAGAACCTGGTGGTCAGCGGCCTGGAATCCGCCCGGATGCGGGTCGGAGACCGGCTGGAACTGCGCGGACCGGAGGCCGAGGTGGTCGTGCTGGAAGTTACTGCGCCCCGCATTCCCTGCGGCACCCTGGGAGCCCACATGGGCGACGCCGGCTTCGTCAAGCGGTTTGCCCGCGAACGCCGGCCCGGCTTCTATGCGCGGGTTCTGGCCGGAGGCACGGTGGGACGGGGCGATACGGTGATGTACCTCCCCGGTGATCCGCTGGCACCGACGGTAGGCGATCTGTTCGACATGGTGTACGACAAGGTGCCCGAGGCCGAACGCCTGAACGCCTTCCTGACCTATCCGGTGGCCGAACGGTTCCGCGAAAACATCGAAGAACGACTGGCTGAGCTGCGCCGGTAA
- a CDS encoding phospholipase D-like domain-containing protein, protein MPREPLPPPNRRALDGLGVMGPCPRPDAPLDRILYDHLEGQGAALSCGNAFTSLVHFPDAGPLNPSQASGPLGAYEVLADSIRGARREVLLENMIWDDDQPGRTTPAPGALIAQAIAELRQDVRDHPERHPQGVTVRLLLGNSVRVDSLLNPESSVYSAARHLLLAGVPLAGDTVPGWTLELANYTYFAPHDHAKLLIVDGEDVSAGGYNISWFHVPLRTRGGRDLTDLALRVRGPVARHAVAAFRDAWLHSRQLHCPGSVTPATLKRCALVSDVASFPLVWTSPPVPAGSSRVYGLYRRSGYMGADDAVSALFGAAQTRIDLMQSQVSGTLRCSLSLLAPGGCPFPAEHLPVWHAIVGAVRERGVQVRLVVDYDPVLQLETLAFLAGAQAALKPLGLQHHVQARWSGTDGGLHSKAALIDGQMLTVGSQNLHFSSFGDRGLNEYTLATSDPAALAAAQRTFDFEWGRSRPLTLPSWLRP, encoded by the coding sequence GTGCCCCGCGAACCCTTGCCTCCACCCAACCGGCGCGCCCTGGACGGGCTGGGTGTGATGGGGCCCTGTCCCCGGCCGGATGCCCCACTGGACCGGATCCTGTACGACCATCTGGAGGGTCAGGGGGCCGCATTGAGCTGTGGCAACGCCTTTACGTCACTGGTGCATTTTCCGGATGCCGGACCTCTCAATCCCTCCCAGGCCAGTGGACCGCTGGGAGCCTACGAGGTGCTGGCGGATTCCATTCGTGGGGCTCGGCGGGAGGTTCTGCTGGAAAACATGATCTGGGACGACGATCAGCCGGGCCGGACTACTCCGGCGCCGGGTGCGCTGATCGCCCAGGCCATCGCGGAGCTGCGCCAGGATGTCCGTGACCACCCCGAGCGCCACCCGCAGGGAGTCACCGTGCGCCTGCTGCTGGGCAACTCGGTGCGGGTTGACAGCCTGCTGAATCCGGAATCCAGCGTTTACAGTGCCGCGAGGCATCTGCTGCTGGCCGGCGTGCCACTGGCCGGCGACACCGTTCCCGGCTGGACACTGGAACTGGCCAACTACACCTACTTTGCGCCGCACGACCATGCCAAGCTGCTGATCGTGGACGGCGAGGACGTGTCTGCCGGCGGCTACAACATCAGCTGGTTTCATGTTCCTCTGCGCACCCGGGGTGGCCGCGACCTGACCGACCTCGCGCTGCGGGTGCGCGGCCCGGTGGCCCGGCATGCAGTGGCGGCGTTCCGGGACGCCTGGTTGCATAGCCGGCAACTCCACTGCCCCGGAAGCGTCACCCCCGCCACTTTGAAGCGCTGCGCGCTGGTTTCTGATGTGGCTTCGTTTCCCTTGGTCTGGACCAGTCCGCCTGTCCCCGCCGGGTCCTCTCGGGTGTATGGCCTGTACCGGCGTTCCGGATACATGGGTGCCGACGACGCCGTGAGTGCACTGTTTGGCGCAGCGCAGACCCGCATTGACCTGATGCAGTCTCAGGTCAGCGGCACATTGCGGTGCAGCCTGAGCCTGCTTGCCCCGGGCGGCTGTCCCTTCCCGGCCGAGCATCTACCGGTATGGCACGCCATTGTCGGTGCCGTGCGCGAGCGCGGAGTGCAGGTACGGCTGGTCGTGGACTACGACCCAGTACTGCAACTGGAGACGCTGGCATTCCTTGCAGGTGCTCAGGCGGCCCTGAAACCCCTCGGCCTGCAGCACCACGTGCAGGCCCGCTGGTCCGGGACCGATGGGGGGTTGCATTCCAAGGCTGCCCTGATCGACGGGCAGATGCTGACGGTCGGCAGCCAGAACCTGCACTTCTCGTCTTTTGGAGACCGCGGCCTGAACGAATACACGTTGGCCACCAGTGACCCTGCTGCCCTTGCGGCGGCGCAGCGCACCTTTGATTTCGAGTGGGGCCGGAGCCGCCCGCTGACCCTTCCGTCCTGGTTGCGGCCCTGA
- a CDS encoding RNHCP domain-containing protein, which translates to MTGGPEGGGRRFMVQGTNNPFTCGHCGAQVQPLQNGSVRNHCPACLHSKHVDINPGDRASTCHGLMRPVAVEQSGKKGWLIVHQCQKCGFTGRNKAALDDPQQPDSWDAMIQLSARPPI; encoded by the coding sequence ATGACCGGGGGCCCGGAGGGCGGGGGGCGCCGGTTTATGGTGCAGGGCACCAACAACCCGTTCACCTGCGGACACTGCGGCGCCCAGGTCCAGCCGCTCCAGAACGGCAGTGTGCGCAACCATTGCCCCGCGTGCCTGCACAGCAAGCACGTGGATATCAACCCGGGGGACCGGGCCAGCACCTGCCACGGGCTGATGCGGCCGGTGGCAGTAGAGCAGAGTGGCAAGAAAGGCTGGCTGATCGTGCACCAGTGCCAGAAATGCGGGTTTACCGGGCGAAACAAGGCGGCGCTGGACGATCCGCAGCAGCCGGACAGCTGGGACGCCATGATTCAGCTCAGCGCGCGACCGCCGATCTGA
- a CDS encoding MBL fold metallo-hydrolase, protein MNGPQLIDLQFQDTPGVIAAHVLDTGDGLAIVDPGPGSTLGALEAGLNTLGAELNDVRHVLLTHIHFDHAGAAGTLLAHVPRAKVYVHERGAGHLARPERLVASATQIYGDQMDRLWGPMLPIDPDRLVSLEGEQTLRLGQAEVRVLYTPGHAVHHVTYHIGDDLFVGDVGGIRLDFRQTPRAPTPPPDIQLGDWRQSISMLRDLDARTLHLAHFGAHPQQAAHWDGLLRTMELDASRVLEGMERGQGFEAISEQFTEVLLDELSAEAAELPQRYEFACPPWMSVQGLMRYWQLQTARRGRGEA, encoded by the coding sequence ATGAACGGACCGCAGCTGATTGACCTGCAGTTTCAGGACACTCCGGGCGTCATTGCGGCCCATGTCCTGGATACGGGAGACGGACTGGCCATCGTCGATCCTGGCCCAGGCAGCACTTTGGGAGCGCTTGAGGCCGGACTGAATACCCTGGGGGCGGAGCTGAACGATGTCCGCCACGTACTGCTGACCCATATCCATTTCGATCACGCGGGGGCGGCAGGCACCCTGCTTGCCCACGTGCCACGGGCGAAGGTGTACGTCCATGAACGCGGCGCCGGTCACCTTGCCAGACCTGAACGGCTGGTGGCCAGCGCCACCCAGATCTACGGCGACCAGATGGACCGCCTGTGGGGTCCGATGCTGCCCATCGATCCGGACCGGCTGGTTTCCCTGGAAGGCGAGCAGACCCTGCGATTGGGGCAGGCCGAAGTGCGGGTGCTGTATACCCCGGGGCATGCCGTACACCACGTGACCTATCACATCGGAGACGATCTGTTTGTCGGCGACGTGGGCGGAATCCGACTCGACTTCCGTCAGACCCCACGGGCGCCGACGCCTCCGCCGGATATTCAGCTCGGCGATTGGCGCCAGAGTATCTCCATGCTGCGGGATCTGGATGCCCGCACACTGCATCTGGCCCACTTCGGAGCTCACCCGCAGCAGGCCGCACATTGGGACGGCCTCCTGCGCACCATGGAACTTGACGCCAGCCGCGTCCTGGAGGGAATGGAGCGCGGCCAGGGGTTCGAGGCCATTTCCGAGCAGTTCACTGAAGTTCTGCTCGACGAATTGTCGGCCGAGGCTGCTGAACTGCCGCAGCGCTATGAGTTCGCCTGCCCGCCCTGGATGAGTGTTCAGGGCCTGATGCGCTATTGGCAGCTCCAGACCGCCCGCAGAGGAAGGGGAGAGGCCTGA